One segment of Methylotenera versatilis 79 DNA contains the following:
- the kdpE gene encoding two-component system response regulator KdpE — MGLANIVLIEDEQQIRRFVTAALEIENFQVFSAETGKQGLIEIGTRKPDAVILDLGLPDIDGLVVIRDVRTWSNIPIIVLSARTQEAEKVAALDAGADDFLSKPFGTPELLARVRAQLRRRSMLSEASSEGVYMFGDISIDLPKRLVTKAGKPVHLTPIEFRLFTELVKNAGRVVTQRQLLKEVWGPAYVENEHYLRIYMSHLRQKLENDPAQPEHLITEIGVGFRFI; from the coding sequence ATGGGACTTGCTAATATAGTACTGATTGAAGATGAGCAGCAAATTCGGCGCTTCGTCACTGCTGCGCTTGAGATTGAAAATTTTCAAGTATTTAGCGCAGAAACGGGCAAGCAAGGACTAATTGAGATTGGTACCAGAAAACCAGATGCGGTTATTTTAGATTTAGGCTTGCCCGATATCGATGGTTTAGTAGTGATTCGAGATGTCAGAACTTGGAGCAATATTCCCATTATTGTATTGTCTGCAAGAACGCAAGAAGCCGAAAAAGTCGCGGCGTTAGATGCTGGCGCGGATGATTTTTTATCTAAACCATTTGGTACACCTGAACTGTTAGCCAGAGTGCGCGCGCAATTGCGCCGTAGAAGTATGTTAAGTGAGGCTAGTAGTGAAGGCGTTTATATGTTTGGCGATATCAGTATCGATTTGCCCAAACGCTTGGTTACAAAAGCTGGTAAGCCCGTGCATTTAACACCGATTGAATTCAGATTATTCACTGAATTGGTCAAAAACGCCGGCAGAGTGGTTACGCAAAGGCAATTATTGAAAGAAGTTTGGGGGCCAGCTTATGTGGAAAATGAGCATTACCTCAGAATCTACATGAGCCATCTACGCCAAAAGTTGGAAAATGATCCTGCACAGCCAGAGCATTTAATCACCGAGATTGGCGTTGGGTTTCGGTTTATATAA
- a CDS encoding DUF3619 family protein — protein MNENNFNQKIRLNLDHSVDSLDLDTRQQLADRRRLALNSQSVKTNWMSSQWLTSQSWMPASALAFCALVAVFVVINPQQTDNTVGLASNNVENPAAVLEVLNNAEDLDVISDPDFYAWAEETLNAEKAPNHKDSADAV, from the coding sequence ATGAATGAAAACAATTTTAATCAAAAAATTAGGCTTAACTTAGATCACAGTGTCGATTCGCTGGATTTAGATACGCGTCAGCAATTGGCTGATAGACGTAGACTTGCGTTAAATAGCCAATCGGTTAAAACAAACTGGATGTCTAGTCAATGGTTAACTAGTCAATCTTGGATGCCTGCAAGCGCATTGGCTTTTTGTGCCTTGGTCGCGGTTTTCGTGGTGATTAACCCGCAACAAACAGATAATACTGTTGGCCTTGCCAGCAATAATGTAGAAAATCCAGCGGCAGTTTTAGAAGTGCTGAATAATGCCGAAGACTTAGATGTGATTAGTGACCCAGATTTTTATGCTTGGGCAGAAGAAACATTGAATGCTGAAAAAGCGCCCAACCACAAAGATTCAGCTGATGCTGTTTAA
- a CDS encoding DNA ligase, whose product MLLRLFLCALFFSNDAFSQEIPALLLAQNYQQGVDVKQYLISEKYDGVRAFWDGKQLISRQGNIINAPEWFIKDLPKIQLDGELWMGRGKFDALSGAVRKDKPIDAEWKNISYQIFELPNAKGPFEARAKRIVEIVKQANLPQLNAVAQFRVNDESALKLRLKQVVKNGGEGLMLHRADAVYTTGRSDVLLKLKPLYDAEAKVIGHTAGKGKHAGKLGALLVETPQGIRFKLGTGFSDAQRENPPEIGSTVTYTFKDTTKNGKPKFASFLRVRNE is encoded by the coding sequence TTGCTCCTTCGCTTATTCTTATGCGCACTGTTTTTCTCTAATGACGCGTTTTCTCAAGAAATACCTGCGTTATTGTTAGCGCAAAATTATCAGCAAGGTGTTGATGTTAAACAGTATTTAATCAGCGAAAAGTATGATGGTGTGCGCGCTTTTTGGGATGGAAAGCAACTCATTAGTCGACAAGGCAACATCATTAATGCGCCAGAATGGTTTATCAAAGACTTGCCTAAAATCCAGCTGGATGGCGAATTATGGATGGGGCGCGGCAAATTCGATGCACTTTCTGGCGCAGTGCGAAAAGATAAGCCGATTGACGCGGAGTGGAAAAATATCAGCTATCAAATTTTTGAACTACCAAACGCAAAAGGACCATTTGAAGCGCGTGCCAAACGGATTGTAGAAATCGTTAAACAAGCCAATCTGCCGCAGCTCAATGCAGTCGCCCAGTTTCGCGTAAACGATGAAAGTGCGCTAAAACTGCGATTAAAACAAGTGGTGAAAAATGGCGGTGAAGGTTTGATGCTGCACCGTGCCGATGCTGTTTATACAACAGGTCGAAGTGATGTATTACTAAAACTAAAGCCCTTATATGACGCTGAAGCAAAAGTGATTGGGCATACGGCTGGTAAAGGCAAACATGCAGGAAAGTTAGGTGCCTTGCTAGTCGAAACGCCACAAGGAATCCGCTTTAAATTGGGCACAGGTTTTAGTGACGCGCAACGCGAAAATCCACCCGAAATTGGCAGTACCGTGACTTATACTTTTAAAGATACCACCAAAAATGGCAAGCCTAAATTTGCTAGTTTTTTAAGGGTCAGGAACGAGTAA
- the ylqF gene encoding ribosome biogenesis GTPase YlqF: MAIQWYPGHMTQARKKAEETMEFTDMVIEVLDARVPEASHNPVINEMRLFRQRPNLKILNKADLADPKATEAWLNYFNNLPNTKAVALSCKKAGDAKKIPAVCRKLTPHRGTHLKPLRALIMGIPNVGKSTLMNALLNRRVAKVGDEPAVTKSQQRFELDATFSITDTPGMMWPKIAYESDGYMLAASHAIGRNAVIDEDVATFLADNLLQTYPDLINARYKLDAMKIDVAQIDGVDLLEAIARRRSYKRHDGLWDMEKTAVAFLTDYRSGAIGRVSLETPQSRLLMMQENSVPNNSTPSNAVSADSDLDNAAITNEIDNS, from the coding sequence ATGGCAATTCAGTGGTATCCGGGGCATATGACCCAAGCCCGCAAAAAAGCGGAAGAAACCATGGAATTTACCGACATGGTGATTGAGGTGTTGGACGCACGTGTGCCAGAAGCCAGTCACAATCCTGTTATCAATGAAATGCGCTTGTTTCGCCAGCGGCCTAATCTTAAAATTTTAAATAAAGCGGATTTAGCTGACCCTAAAGCGACAGAAGCTTGGCTAAACTACTTTAACAATCTCCCCAATACCAAAGCCGTGGCTTTAAGCTGTAAAAAAGCCGGTGATGCAAAAAAAATACCTGCCGTTTGTCGCAAACTTACGCCGCATCGCGGTACACATTTAAAACCGTTGCGCGCATTGATTATGGGCATTCCAAACGTGGGAAAATCAACACTGATGAATGCGCTACTGAATCGCCGCGTGGCAAAAGTAGGTGATGAACCAGCAGTCACCAAAAGCCAACAGCGGTTTGAGCTGGATGCGACATTTAGTATCACAGATACGCCGGGCATGATGTGGCCAAAAATCGCTTATGAATCAGATGGCTACATGTTAGCGGCAAGCCATGCAATTGGCCGTAATGCGGTGATTGATGAAGATGTGGCAACTTTTTTAGCAGATAATTTATTGCAGACTTATCCAGACTTAATCAATGCGCGCTACAAATTAGATGCGATGAAAATAGATGTCGCGCAAATCGATGGCGTGGATTTATTAGAGGCAATTGCTAGGCGTCGCAGTTACAAGCGCCATGATGGTTTATGGGATATGGAAAAAACTGCAGTCGCGTTTCTGACAGATTATCGCAGTGGCGCAATTGGCCGTGTTAGTTTGGAAACGCCACAAAGTCGTTTATTGATGATGCAAGAAAACAGCGTGCCGAATAATAGTACGCCAAGCAATGCTGTTTCAGCAGATAGCGATTTAGATAATGCTGCAATCACAAACGAAATAGATAATAGTTAA
- a CDS encoding DUF3106 domain-containing protein, giving the protein MPIAHAESEFARFERYSVAANGIGWQDLSNEQKETLAPLRDRWGNLPADRQERLSNGANKWREMDPQQRERARDNIQRYQQLSPNERAQAKDRLREFKNRPPEEREQAREKWQERQQNNQRSNRGRNNDRGRNN; this is encoded by the coding sequence ATGCCAATAGCGCATGCCGAATCAGAATTTGCTAGATTTGAACGTTATTCGGTAGCTGCAAACGGTATCGGCTGGCAAGATTTAAGCAATGAGCAAAAAGAAACACTGGCACCATTAAGAGATCGCTGGGGCAATCTGCCCGCAGACCGACAAGAACGTTTGAGCAATGGTGCAAACAAGTGGCGTGAAATGGATCCACAACAACGCGAACGCGCGCGCGATAACATTCAACGCTATCAACAATTATCACCCAATGAAAGAGCACAAGCAAAAGACCGTTTACGCGAGTTTAAAAACCGCCCGCCAGAAGAACGAGAACAAGCGCGCGAAAAATGGCAAGAGCGGCAGCAAAATAATCAGCGTTCTAATCGCGGCAGAAATAATGATCGTGGGCGTAATAATTAA
- a CDS encoding RNA polymerase sigma factor — MQTFLASIEGRAFSMAQYATGNREEALDIVQDAMMKLVQKYGTHPAEQWKPLFYSILQTRILDWHRRQSVRNRMRSWLNWDDDEEAEDMLEQQPDTPATSPDVKLQDAQFMQSLNVELSALPLRQQQVFLLRVWEGMDIAETAIAMQCSESSVKTHYARALKKLRQQLDNHH, encoded by the coding sequence ATGCAAACATTTTTAGCCAGTATTGAAGGCCGCGCGTTTTCGATGGCGCAATATGCCACGGGCAACCGCGAAGAAGCGCTGGATATTGTGCAGGATGCCATGATGAAGCTGGTGCAGAAATACGGCACGCATCCCGCAGAGCAATGGAAACCGCTGTTTTATAGCATATTGCAAACGCGTATTTTAGATTGGCACAGACGGCAAAGCGTGCGTAACCGTATGCGTAGCTGGCTGAATTGGGACGATGACGAAGAAGCAGAAGATATGCTGGAGCAGCAACCTGATACGCCAGCGACTTCGCCCGATGTGAAATTGCAGGATGCACAATTTATGCAAAGTTTGAATGTTGAATTAAGCGCGCTACCATTACGACAACAGCAAGTATTTTTGCTACGTGTGTGGGAAGGCATGGATATTGCCGAAACGGCGATTGCGATGCAATGTTCTGAAAGCAGTGTAAAAACACATTACGCGCGTGCGTTGAAAAAATTACGTCAACAATTGGATAATCATCATTAG
- a CDS encoding class I SAM-dependent methyltransferase, translated as MQNPDNLKSLLQPNQSITLLKALHILTVDGKLNQDSRRKLKQVTHLINFIAPLLSEILDNNPNPTIVDHGAGKSYLGFILYDLLLKQHAAGQVVGIETRADLVEKSKVLAADCGFDRMDFQHLSVEQSITSDALPETVDIVTALHACNTATDDAIQFGLKKQAKYMVLVPCCQAEVAEVLRKHKNESFGKTPLSEIWRHPIHTREFGSQITNVLRCLQLEAAGYSVTVTELVGWEHSMKNELIIAKYTGQKRKNATERLNAILSEFNLQDLQTRFLA; from the coding sequence ATGCAAAATCCTGACAATCTAAAATCCTTGCTGCAGCCTAATCAATCCATCACGCTGCTAAAAGCGCTGCATATACTCACAGTTGACGGTAAGCTAAATCAAGACAGTCGCCGCAAGCTCAAGCAAGTGACGCACTTAATCAATTTTATTGCACCATTATTGAGTGAAATATTGGATAACAATCCCAATCCCACCATTGTTGATCATGGCGCAGGCAAATCTTATTTAGGTTTTATTTTGTATGATTTATTGTTAAAGCAGCATGCAGCAGGGCAAGTGGTTGGTATAGAAACGCGCGCCGATTTGGTCGAAAAATCAAAAGTTCTGGCGGCTGATTGCGGGTTTGATCGCATGGATTTTCAGCATTTAAGCGTAGAGCAATCCATCACTTCTGACGCCTTGCCAGAAACTGTGGATATTGTGACTGCACTGCACGCTTGTAATACCGCGACTGATGATGCGATTCAGTTTGGCTTAAAAAAACAAGCTAAATATATGGTGCTAGTGCCATGTTGTCAGGCAGAAGTGGCAGAGGTGTTGCGTAAACATAAAAATGAAAGTTTTGGCAAAACACCACTTTCTGAAATTTGGCGACATCCAATCCATACACGCGAGTTTGGCAGCCAAATCACCAATGTGCTGCGTTGCTTGCAATTGGAAGCAGCAGGTTATTCTGTGACGGTGACTGAATTAGTTGGTTGGGAACACTCCATGAAAAATGAGTTGATTATCGCCAAATATACGGGTCAGAAACGCAAAAATGCGACAGAACGCTTAAATGCGATTTTAAGTGAGTTTAATCTGCAAGATTTGCAAACACGGTTTTTGGCCTAA